One Tamlana carrageenivorans genomic region harbors:
- a CDS encoding RteC domain-containing protein yields MELTIYKTITNLLNQKLEDIDQSNDDTIQKLERSYSVSYKALKELKQHYSNSNLLNQQKEIEFFKHIKPYVLSKVITFSQLYNLENRKPTISDKAILKYYKSYIVGLQDYIDSNISFYNYYRTESSMYDQQYFTRSEIDLKLYPEAAYFCTDNNFSTSHDTILATIMANEEIIMYVKQEMTNYSQQVLNSHKGFNNNLKWTATKSDLVELLYALHSSNAINNGNVTLKELATFLKEAFSLKLDDYSRVYYELQSRTQKTKFIDNLKETLENRIENSLETRR; encoded by the coding sequence ATGGAATTAACGATTTACAAAACTATTACAAACCTTTTAAATCAAAAACTAGAAGACATTGATCAATCCAACGATGATACCATCCAAAAATTAGAGCGAAGTTATTCAGTGTCTTACAAAGCTCTTAAAGAACTTAAACAACATTATTCTAATAGTAATTTACTCAATCAACAAAAGGAAATAGAGTTTTTTAAACACATAAAGCCTTATGTCTTGAGCAAAGTTATTACCTTTTCTCAGCTTTATAATTTAGAAAATAGAAAACCAACAATTTCAGATAAGGCCATTTTAAAATACTACAAAAGTTATATTGTAGGTCTTCAGGATTATATCGATTCAAATATTAGTTTTTATAACTATTACCGAACGGAGAGCTCGATGTATGATCAACAATATTTCACTAGAAGTGAAATCGATTTAAAACTCTATCCAGAAGCTGCGTATTTCTGTACAGATAATAATTTTTCAACAAGCCATGATACCATTCTTGCCACTATTATGGCAAATGAAGAGATTATTATGTATGTAAAGCAGGAGATGACAAACTATAGTCAGCAGGTTTTAAATAGCCATAAAGGTTTTAATAATAATTTAAAATGGACGGCAACCAAAAGTGATTTAGTGGAGTTATTGTATGCGCTGCATTCAAGTAATGCTATAAATAATGGGAATGTCACATTAAAGGAATTAGCAACTTTTTTAAAGGAAGCTTTTAGCTTGAAATTAGATGATTATTCCAGAGTTTATTACGAACTACAATCCCGAACACAAAAAACCAAGTTTATAGACAATTTAAAAGAAACTTTAGAAAATAGGATTGAAAATTCGTTAGAAACGAGAAGGTAA
- a CDS encoding site-specific integrase → MQKQNTFSILFWLQTSRAINNEALIYARITVNGKRLNISLKRKVSVSLWDSSKKRVRGNSIQARQINQSIDQTHTKLFQIYQDLKFKGELITAHLIKSHYTGETNESKSLQELLKYHAKKIENTLAKGSIENFGVTENYINRFLLKSRRTTDIYLNQLDYKFLCDFESYLYDYWPKGHPRTMSQNTVMKHIQRFRKIITLAYHIEWIEKDPFVKWKQVYEKKEREFLSENELSNLETLSFKIERLERVRDLFVFSCYTGISYVDIMQLTDSNLVKGMDGSTWIVTHRQKTKSKVKIPLLQQAENLIKKYENHPLTTSAQTLFPIITNQKLNAYLKELADICGIKKNLTFHMARHTFATTVTLSNGMPIETVSKLLGHTKIATTQIYARVLEDKLSQDMNNLRQQLEGKSKNNDSASKLG, encoded by the coding sequence ATGCAAAAGCAAAACACTTTTTCTATACTCTTTTGGTTACAAACTTCAAGGGCTATAAACAATGAAGCATTAATTTATGCTAGAATTACTGTAAATGGTAAGCGTTTAAATATAAGTTTAAAACGTAAAGTATCTGTTTCACTCTGGGATTCTAGTAAAAAAAGGGTTAGAGGCAATTCCATTCAGGCTCGGCAAATAAATCAATCAATCGACCAGACCCACACCAAGCTTTTTCAAATTTATCAAGATTTAAAGTTTAAAGGTGAACTCATAACAGCTCATCTTATAAAATCACATTACACAGGTGAGACTAATGAGTCCAAAAGCCTTCAAGAGCTCCTTAAATATCATGCTAAAAAAATAGAAAATACTTTAGCAAAAGGATCTATAGAAAATTTTGGTGTTACCGAAAATTATATAAATCGATTTTTACTTAAGAGCAGAAGAACTACAGATATTTATTTAAATCAATTAGATTATAAATTTCTATGTGACTTTGAAAGTTACTTATACGATTATTGGCCAAAGGGGCATCCAAGGACTATGAGTCAAAATACGGTAATGAAACATATCCAACGGTTTCGTAAGATTATAACTTTAGCTTATCATATCGAGTGGATTGAAAAAGACCCCTTTGTTAAGTGGAAACAAGTATATGAGAAAAAAGAAAGAGAATTCCTTTCAGAAAATGAATTGTCTAATCTTGAAACGCTTTCATTTAAGATAGAGCGATTAGAGCGTGTTCGCGATTTGTTTGTCTTTAGTTGTTATACCGGTATTAGTTATGTAGATATTATGCAGCTAACAGATTCTAATTTAGTTAAGGGAATGGATGGCAGTACTTGGATTGTTACACACCGACAAAAAACGAAATCAAAGGTTAAAATCCCCTTATTGCAACAAGCAGAAAACCTCATAAAAAAGTATGAAAATCATCCGTTAACCACTAGTGCTCAAACGTTATTTCCAATAATTACAAACCAAAAACTAAATGCTTATTTGAAGGAGTTAGCAGATATCTGTGGTATTAAAAAGAATCTAACTTTTCACATGGCAAGACATACATTTGCTACAACGGTCACATTAAGTAATGGTATGCCAATTGAAACTGTTTCCAAATTGCTTGGCCACACTAAAATAGCAACCACTCAAATATACGCCCGTGTATTAGAAGACAAGCTAAGTCAAGATATGAACAATTTAAGGCAGCAATTAGAAGGTAAATCTAAAAATAATGATAGTGCTTCCAAATTAGGTTAA
- a CDS encoding helix-turn-helix domain-containing protein translates to MSIKILTLEDLNEFKSELLGDIQNLMAEPQNEKPKKWIKSSEVRKMLSISAGTLQNLRINGTLPYTKFGSVIYYNAHLINEILESNHIQGS, encoded by the coding sequence ATGAGCATTAAAATTTTAACGCTAGAGGATTTAAATGAATTTAAATCAGAATTACTTGGTGATATCCAAAACTTAATGGCCGAGCCTCAGAACGAAAAACCTAAAAAATGGATTAAGTCATCAGAAGTTCGAAAGATGCTAAGTATATCAGCAGGAACACTTCAAAATCTTAGAATCAATGGTACTTTACCCTACACAAAATTTGGAAGTGTCATTTATTACAATGCCCACTTAATTAATGAAATCCTCGAAAGTAATCACATTCAAGGTTCCTAA
- a CDS encoding GatB/YqeY domain-containing protein yields MSLQAEIMTALKEAMKSKNQTALTALRAVKSAILLAQTESGAKEELTEEQELKILQKQVKQRRDSAAIYIEQGRQDLADPELAEVEVIAQFLPEAMPEEEIVKIVDATISKLGAVGMKDMGKVMGVVTQELAGKADGKTISNVVKAQLS; encoded by the coding sequence ATGAGTTTACAAGCAGAAATAATGACGGCTTTAAAGGAAGCCATGAAATCTAAAAATCAAACCGCTTTAACAGCCTTACGTGCAGTAAAATCTGCTATTTTATTAGCGCAAACAGAAAGTGGCGCTAAAGAGGAATTAACAGAAGAACAAGAATTAAAAATACTTCAAAAACAGGTAAAACAACGTCGCGATAGTGCGGCTATTTATATTGAGCAAGGCCGACAAGACTTAGCTGATCCAGAATTAGCAGAAGTAGAGGTTATCGCACAATTTTTGCCTGAAGCCATGCCAGAAGAAGAAATCGTGAAAATTGTTGATGCTACAATTTCGAAATTAGGTGCTGTAGGTATGAAAGATATGGGTAAAGTTATGGGCGTGGTAACTCAAGAGTTAGCAGGAAAAGCTGATGGCAAAACCATTTCTAATGTTGTAAAAGCACAATTGTCTTAA
- a CDS encoding ATPase has product MNHSTTIFNSQKPHIIVEGAITYQLGELKGNQINYNFQKILIYLEAKGKLLFGKHFKIHQEDHEVLLKLISYYVHDEAFCVNLGIDIKKGILLSGPVGCGKTTLMKLLPFVAPHKRPFKCIPARNIVFSFNNIGYKTIEDYTDQDTYCFDDLGVEQKGKHYGTDCNVMGEIILSRYDLFCDSGHIPSQTSKRKIFTHITTNLNAQELEEKYGERVRSRMRSMFNLIAFDDNTRDKRK; this is encoded by the coding sequence ATGAATCATTCAACAACCATTTTCAATTCACAAAAACCGCACATTATCGTTGAAGGTGCAATTACCTATCAGTTGGGCGAATTAAAGGGAAATCAAATCAATTACAACTTTCAGAAAATTTTAATCTACCTAGAAGCTAAAGGTAAATTGCTTTTTGGCAAGCATTTTAAAATCCATCAAGAAGACCATGAAGTGCTATTAAAATTAATAAGTTATTATGTGCATGACGAGGCCTTTTGTGTCAACTTGGGTATCGATATCAAAAAAGGTATTCTTTTATCGGGTCCCGTGGGCTGTGGTAAAACAACATTAATGAAACTCCTTCCTTTTGTCGCACCTCATAAACGACCATTCAAATGTATTCCAGCAAGAAACATTGTGTTTAGTTTTAATAACATTGGGTATAAAACTATTGAAGATTACACCGACCAGGATACTTACTGTTTCGACGATTTAGGAGTCGAACAAAAAGGAAAACATTACGGTACCGACTGCAATGTCATGGGGGAAATTATTTTGTCACGTTACGATCTCTTTTGCGATTCTGGTCATATTCCCAGCCAAACATCTAAAAGGAAAATTTTCACCCACATTACCACCAACCTCAACGCTCAAGAGTTAGAAGAAAAATACGGCGAGCGTGTTCGTTCCCGAATGCGCAGTATGTTTAATCTTATTGCTTTTGATGACAATACTAGAGATAAGAGAAAATAA
- a CDS encoding Abi family protein — MFSKPAFTLSQQVEQLQERGLIIKHPRIAEKYLINISYYRLGEYWYVMQSDKEKHIFKPNSKFEDAIALYNFDAELRLLLFDVIEKIEISLRTKLIYYLSHESDPWWFQNFELFNDCKALVKTLSNLEEEITRTKDESIKKHLKKHKEDGRFPPAWKSLEQTSFGALSKLYGNLKNGVKAKNDIAKDFGAVNHTYLPSWLQSIAQIRNFCAHHSRLWNRNLPGTVKLLPKPPNPWILDPLNVPKQHEFSKLYVHMCLMRYMLNTILPKNEFANKLNALFVKYPNVDPNALGMKPNWQNEPLWK, encoded by the coding sequence ATGTTTAGTAAACCTGCATTTACACTTTCCCAACAAGTAGAGCAACTACAAGAGCGTGGTTTAATTATTAAGCACCCACGTATTGCCGAAAAATACCTGATAAATATTAGCTATTACCGTTTAGGTGAATATTGGTATGTCATGCAATCCGATAAAGAAAAACATATATTTAAACCTAATAGTAAATTCGAAGACGCTATTGCTTTATATAATTTTGATGCCGAACTCAGGCTCCTGCTTTTTGATGTGATAGAGAAAATTGAAATTAGTTTACGTACCAAATTAATTTACTATTTATCCCATGAATCCGATCCTTGGTGGTTTCAAAATTTCGAACTATTTAATGATTGTAAGGCCTTAGTAAAAACACTTTCTAATTTAGAAGAAGAAATAACCCGTACTAAAGACGAATCAATAAAAAAACACCTTAAAAAACATAAGGAAGATGGTAGGTTTCCACCAGCATGGAAATCTTTAGAGCAAACCAGTTTTGGTGCATTATCAAAGTTGTATGGTAATTTAAAAAATGGTGTTAAAGCTAAAAATGATATAGCTAAAGATTTTGGTGCTGTAAATCATACCTATTTGCCAAGTTGGTTACAGTCTATTGCTCAAATTCGTAACTTTTGTGCGCACCATTCAAGATTATGGAACCGTAATTTACCAGGTACCGTAAAATTATTGCCTAAACCACCTAACCCATGGATACTAGACCCTTTAAATGTGCCTAAACAACATGAGTTTTCAAAACTATATGTGCACATGTGTTTAATGCGGTATATGCTAAATACGATTTTGCCTAAAAATGAATTCGCTAATAAATTGAATGCCCTGTTTGTTAAATACCCTAACGTCGACCCAAACGCTTTAGGTATGAAACCCAATTGGCAAAATGAACCTTTGTGGAAATAA
- a CDS encoding restriction endonuclease subunit S, translating into MMEKQLSSIVPSRNIPQLRFPEFEEKIKEVKVLSLVEFKSGGTPKKDNPNYWNGNIPWISASSMLGKFYSNSERTLTEEGLSRGSKLAPKNTLLLLVRGSMLYNKIPIGITEKDVAFNQDLKSLIPNKKVTVEYLYQWFCSKENKILNMVVGTGIGAGKLETDDIKSLKVYLPQLPEQQKIAAFLTDVDTKITQLTKKKTLLEQYKKGIMQKIFNQELRFKDDEGKEFPNWQKNKLGKSVKFLKGKGLPKSEIVCDGQYKCIHYGELFTKYNELIDNIISRTNDNDKTILSKVNDVLMPTSDVTPNGLATASCIKESDVILGGDVLIIRQDIKKIEGVYLAHYIKHFRNDVMKLVSGSTVYHLYGSDMKNLQVLIPCLDEQIKIANFLTDIDKKIEAVTTKIEKAQSFKKGLLQQMFV; encoded by the coding sequence ATGATGGAAAAACAATTAAGTTCTATTGTGCCTAGTCGAAATATACCACAGTTGAGGTTTCCAGAGTTTGAGGAAAAAATAAAAGAAGTTAAAGTATTAAGTCTAGTAGAGTTCAAATCAGGAGGTACTCCAAAAAAAGATAATCCGAATTATTGGAATGGAAATATCCCTTGGATAAGTGCATCTTCTATGCTTGGAAAATTTTATTCAAATTCCGAGAGGACGTTAACAGAGGAGGGGTTGAGTAGAGGATCTAAATTGGCTCCAAAAAACACTTTACTTCTTTTAGTAAGGGGTAGTATGCTTTATAATAAAATACCAATTGGTATTACAGAAAAAGATGTTGCTTTTAATCAAGATTTAAAGTCATTAATTCCTAACAAAAAAGTAACTGTTGAATATTTGTACCAATGGTTTTGTTCAAAAGAGAATAAAATACTTAATATGGTTGTTGGCACAGGTATTGGTGCTGGCAAATTAGAAACCGATGATATTAAATCATTAAAAGTTTATTTACCTCAACTTCCAGAACAACAAAAAATAGCAGCATTCCTTACAGATGTAGATACTAAAATAACCCAACTCACAAAAAAGAAAACCCTTTTAGAGCAATACAAAAAAGGCATCATGCAAAAAATCTTTAATCAAGAATTACGATTTAAAGATGATGAGGGTAAAGAGTTTCCTAATTGGCAAAAAAACAAATTAGGTAAATCAGTAAAATTTTTAAAAGGAAAAGGTTTGCCTAAAAGTGAAATAGTATGTGATGGTCAATATAAGTGTATTCACTATGGAGAGCTTTTCACAAAATATAATGAGTTAATTGATAATATAATTAGTAGAACAAATGATAATGATAAGACTATTCTGTCAAAGGTAAACGATGTTTTAATGCCTACTTCAGATGTTACACCTAATGGTTTAGCAACAGCAAGTTGTATTAAAGAATCAGATGTTATTTTGGGTGGTGATGTATTAATTATTAGACAAGATATTAAAAAGATTGAAGGTGTATATCTGGCACATTATATCAAACATTTTAGAAATGATGTAATGAAATTAGTTTCAGGTTCAACGGTTTATCATTTATACGGTTCTGATATGAAAAATTTACAAGTTTTAATTCCCTGTCTTGATGAGCAAATTAAAATCGCTAATTTCTTAACAGATATCGATAAAAAAATAGAAGCCGTAACCACCAAAATAGAAAAGGCACAAAGCTTTAAAAAGGGCTTATTACAGCAAATGTTTGTGTAG
- a CDS encoding type I restriction endonuclease subunit R, which produces MTTQPEQVLENNLVSQLIALGHKPITIKTEDDLLSNLKTQLEKHNKTTFTTPEFNRILLHLSKGNIFDKAKTLRDKYVLQKDNGDKAYIEFINQDFWCQNQFQVTNQVTINGKRENRYDVTVLINGLPLVQIELKRRGIELKEAFNQIQRYQKESFAFNNALFNYVQIFVISNGVDTKYYANSQKQSFKFTSFWSDEKNKKITQLEPFANIFLEPCHIAKMITKYVVLHESDKTLMVLRPYQFYAVESIIDRVKNSDKNGYIWHTTGSGKTLTSFKASQILTHNPKIKKVVFVVDRQDLDDQTVREFQAFDKESIDGTEDTKTLVKQFLDNSRPLLVTTIQKLNSAISKAKFKKQIEALKGEKIVFIFDECHRSQFGDTHRRIVNFFTNHQLFGFTGTPIFVKNAISKKSIKQTTANLFHECLHQYVITDAIRDENVLKFSIEYYNVFKNKEGIEDVKVEDINKQEVYESNEYLNSITNYIIANHNRKTHHRAFTAMFCVSSVDILIKYYELLKAKKEAGVHRLNIATIFSYAPNPEDKEATGEIPEEDFPDQPMAAEPRAAYGIMPHKDKLDEYITDYNLQFGSKHSAKDGKTFLSYKKDISQRVKNKQIDILLVVNMFLTGFDSKTLNTLYVDKNLNYHGLIQAYSRTNRILNEKKSQGNILAFRNLKQNTDDAIALFSDKNAQETIIIAPYEEQIKKFNEAYKVLMSIAPTVDSVNDLVTENDELEFAKAFREIMRLKNILSSFVEFTFDDTYMKDQEFADYTSKYLDLYDKIKTNSQKESVSILDEIDFELELIHRDEINVAYIMKLLAKLKDAKPKDQAKQKKQIIDLIAGESELRSKRVLIEKFIQNNLLKITDNDNVEDEFKTYWKEETKNALADLSTTEALKQEKVENIINDFLFTGRMATEDEVIAALEKRPSVLHRESISTRVTQKIKDFIQTFINGMDN; this is translated from the coding sequence ATGACAACCCAACCAGAACAAGTACTCGAAAATAATTTAGTAAGCCAGTTAATAGCGCTAGGTCATAAACCAATTACTATTAAAACGGAAGATGATTTATTAAGCAACCTAAAAACACAGTTAGAAAAGCATAATAAAACCACCTTTACCACACCAGAGTTTAACCGTATTCTATTACACCTTTCTAAAGGTAATATTTTCGATAAGGCGAAAACATTACGCGATAAATATGTCCTTCAAAAAGATAATGGCGACAAGGCATATATCGAGTTTATCAATCAAGATTTCTGGTGTCAAAATCAGTTCCAGGTTACCAATCAAGTAACTATAAATGGCAAACGAGAAAACCGTTACGATGTTACTGTTCTAATAAACGGATTGCCTTTAGTTCAAATTGAGCTAAAGCGAAGAGGTATCGAACTTAAAGAAGCCTTTAATCAAATTCAACGCTATCAAAAGGAATCCTTTGCTTTCAATAATGCACTGTTCAATTACGTACAAATTTTTGTTATAAGTAATGGGGTCGATACTAAGTATTATGCGAATAGTCAAAAACAAAGCTTCAAATTTACTTCGTTCTGGAGCGATGAAAAGAATAAAAAAATCACACAATTAGAGCCCTTTGCCAATATCTTTTTAGAGCCTTGTCACATCGCAAAAATGATAACCAAATACGTGGTACTGCATGAAAGCGATAAAACTCTTATGGTACTTAGGCCGTATCAATTTTATGCAGTCGAATCAATTATCGATAGGGTAAAAAATAGCGATAAAAACGGCTATATCTGGCACACAACAGGATCGGGTAAAACACTTACATCCTTTAAAGCAAGTCAAATATTAACACATAACCCTAAAATTAAAAAGGTTGTTTTTGTAGTAGACAGACAAGATTTAGACGACCAAACCGTTAGAGAATTTCAGGCATTCGATAAAGAAAGTATAGATGGTACCGAAGATACCAAAACACTAGTAAAACAATTTTTAGATAACAGTAGGCCACTTTTAGTAACCACCATACAAAAATTGAATAGTGCCATATCTAAAGCCAAATTTAAAAAACAAATCGAAGCTTTAAAAGGTGAAAAAATAGTCTTTATTTTTGATGAGTGTCACCGTTCTCAATTTGGCGATACTCATAGACGTATTGTTAATTTCTTTACCAACCATCAATTATTTGGCTTCACGGGTACACCTATTTTTGTTAAAAATGCCATTAGTAAAAAAAGCATAAAACAAACCACCGCAAACCTATTTCACGAGTGTTTACACCAATACGTAATCACAGATGCTATTAGAGATGAAAATGTTTTAAAATTTTCAATTGAATATTACAATGTTTTCAAAAATAAAGAAGGCATAGAAGATGTTAAAGTTGAAGATATCAATAAGCAAGAAGTATATGAAAGTAATGAATATTTAAATTCCATTACCAATTACATCATAGCAAACCACAACCGTAAAACACATCACAGAGCATTTACAGCCATGTTTTGTGTAAGCAGTGTCGATATTCTAATTAAATATTACGAGCTATTAAAGGCTAAAAAAGAAGCTGGAGTACACCGTCTAAATATTGCAACAATTTTTTCCTATGCCCCAAATCCAGAAGATAAGGAGGCTACTGGTGAAATTCCAGAAGAAGATTTTCCAGATCAACCCATGGCAGCAGAACCTAGAGCAGCTTATGGCATCATGCCTCATAAAGATAAATTAGACGAATACATTACAGATTATAACCTGCAATTTGGCTCTAAACATTCGGCTAAAGACGGTAAAACCTTTCTTAGCTATAAAAAGGACATTTCGCAGCGTGTAAAAAACAAACAAATTGATATTTTATTGGTGGTAAACATGTTTCTTACTGGTTTTGATAGTAAGACCTTAAACACCCTTTACGTAGATAAAAATTTAAATTACCATGGCTTAATTCAAGCCTATTCCCGCACTAACAGAATCTTAAACGAAAAGAAATCTCAAGGAAACATTTTAGCCTTTCGTAACCTAAAACAAAACACCGACGACGCCATTGCTTTGTTTTCAGATAAGAACGCTCAAGAAACTATAATTATAGCGCCATATGAAGAGCAAATAAAGAAATTTAATGAAGCTTACAAGGTCTTAATGAGTATTGCGCCAACGGTAGACAGTGTAAACGATTTAGTTACCGAAAATGATGAATTAGAGTTTGCCAAAGCCTTTCGTGAAATCATGCGGTTAAAAAACATCCTGTCTTCTTTCGTCGAATTCACTTTTGATGATACCTATATGAAAGATCAGGAATTCGCAGATTATACAAGTAAGTATTTAGACCTCTACGATAAAATTAAAACCAATAGCCAAAAAGAATCGGTATCTATATTAGATGAAATTGATTTCGAATTAGAATTAATCCATCGCGATGAAATCAATGTAGCATACATTATGAAACTGTTAGCTAAATTAAAAGATGCCAAACCTAAAGACCAGGCGAAACAGAAAAAGCAAATTATCGATTTAATAGCAGGCGAATCAGAATTAAGAAGCAAGCGCGTTTTAATAGAAAAATTCATCCAAAACAATCTGCTTAAAATCACCGATAACGATAATGTAGAAGATGAATTTAAAACTTATTGGAAAGAAGAAACTAAAAATGCATTAGCCGATTTAAGTACAACCGAAGCTTTAAAGCAAGAGAAGGTAGAAAACATTATAAACGATTTTCTTTTTACAGGAAGAATGGCTACTGAAGATGAGGTTATTGCCGCCCTAGAAAAACGCCCAAGTGTATTGCATAGAGAATCTATAAGTACAAGAGTAACTCAAAAAATTAAAGATTTCATTCAAACATTCATCAACGGAATGGATAATTAA
- a CDS encoding type I restriction-modification system subunit M, with the protein MSEEQKKQLEKQLWAIANLLRGKMDADDYRNYILGFIFFKYLSEKLHLYADEILEPDNITYEQIDENTADGKLYIDAVKKACIKNLGYFLKPSELFTSIAQKGNNLSDIQTNDNDEATQFFIIEDLEHILNNIEQSTMGTDSEDDFIRLFEDLDLTSSKLGKTVKAKNEIIAKIITHLDEIDFQLQDTESDLLGDAYEYLIGEFAAGAGKKAGEFYTPQEVSTILAKIVTTRKKRIKSVYDPTCGSGSLLLRVAKEVDDVGMFYGQELNRTTYNLARMNMILHEVHYSKFDIKQEDTLEEPQHLDIDLKAEAIVANPPFSANWSAKGIFSTDDRFSQYGKLAPKTKADFAFVQHMVHHLDENGIMATVLPHGVLFRGSAEGHIRRYLIEDRNYIDAVIGLPANIFFGTSIPTCILVLKKCREANEDVLFIDASNHFEKQGNQNKLLPEHIAEITNTYANREVKDKYSYRATLQEIADNDYNLNIPRYVDTFEEEEPIDINAVAEEIQALDIEIAETDKRIASYCAELNIKTPF; encoded by the coding sequence ATGTCAGAAGAACAGAAAAAACAACTCGAAAAACAATTATGGGCTATAGCTAACTTGTTAAGAGGCAAGATGGATGCAGACGATTACAGAAATTACATCTTAGGCTTTATATTCTTTAAATACCTTTCCGAAAAACTACACCTATATGCCGATGAGATTTTAGAACCAGACAATATAACCTACGAGCAAATAGACGAGAATACTGCAGATGGCAAATTATATATCGATGCTGTTAAAAAAGCATGTATTAAAAATTTAGGCTACTTCTTAAAACCCAGCGAATTATTTACCTCTATTGCTCAAAAAGGAAATAACCTAAGTGATATACAAACCAACGATAACGACGAAGCAACACAGTTTTTTATTATCGAAGATTTAGAACACATCCTAAATAATATCGAACAAAGTACTATGGGTACCGACTCCGAAGACGATTTCATCCGACTCTTCGAAGACTTAGACCTAACATCTTCCAAATTAGGAAAAACCGTAAAAGCTAAAAATGAAATCATAGCCAAAATCATTACCCATTTAGATGAAATAGACTTTCAGTTACAAGATACAGAAAGCGATTTGTTAGGCGATGCCTACGAATATTTAATCGGTGAGTTTGCGGCAGGAGCAGGTAAAAAAGCAGGCGAATTTTATACCCCTCAGGAAGTATCAACCATATTGGCAAAAATTGTAACCACACGTAAAAAACGAATCAAATCGGTGTACGATCCAACATGTGGTAGTGGGTCCTTATTACTGCGTGTAGCTAAAGAAGTAGACGATGTAGGTATGTTTTACGGTCAAGAACTTAACCGTACCACTTACAACTTAGCACGTATGAATATGATTCTGCACGAAGTACACTACTCCAAGTTCGACATCAAGCAGGAAGACACCCTAGAAGAACCGCAGCACCTCGATATTGATTTAAAAGCAGAAGCCATTGTAGCAAACCCACCTTTTTCTGCAAACTGGTCGGCAAAAGGCATTTTTAGTACAGACGATAGGTTTAGCCAATACGGTAAACTAGCCCCAAAAACCAAAGCCGATTTCGCATTCGTGCAACACATGGTACATCATTTAGACGAAAACGGAATCATGGCAACCGTACTGCCACACGGCGTGTTATTTAGAGGAAGTGCCGAGGGCCATATTAGGCGATATTTAATAGAAGACCGCAATTATATCGATGCCGTTATAGGTTTGCCGGCAAACATCTTTTTTGGCACCAGCATACCAACCTGTATCCTGGTACTTAAAAAATGCCGAGAGGCAAACGAAGATGTTCTGTTTATAGACGCCTCCAATCATTTCGAAAAACAAGGCAATCAAAATAAGCTATTACCAGAGCATATTGCCGAAATTACAAACACCTATGCCAACAGGGAGGTGAAAGACAAGTACAGTTATAGAGCCACCTTACAAGAAATAGCCGATAACGATTACAACCTCAACATCCCCCGTTATGTCGATACCTTTGAAGAAGAAGAGCCCATCGATATTAATGCCGTTGCAGAAGAGATACAAGCGTTAGATATAGAAATTGCTGAAACGGATAAACGCATCGCTTCTTATTGTGCTGAGCTAAATATTAAAACGCCTTTTTAA